The genomic DNA aagaaagaggattACAGTAACATCTGCAGGATTTACACTAATCTAACCATCACTAAACTAATAAGAACAACCTTGAAATCTGAGTTCTGCAGCCTGTCAGTCTGACATTTGGCTAAACATGAAATAACTTTTAGTTGATCTTACATCTAAGTGCTTCAATTATCAAACAGTATATTTTACTCCCATTCTTAGCCTCCAACAAAACAAGCAGCAAGTTTCAACATCCTCAGTTGATTTGACAATGTGTCAGAATGAAAGCCCGTCTCCACATGCAGACACACGTGTTTGTGTTACCTGGTACAGCGAGCGAACAGTCGGCTGAAACACCAGGTTGGTGTTGAGCAGGAACGAGCGCAGCAGAGGCTGAGGGTAGGTCGCCAGCTGAGCCAGGATGCCCGTCAGCAGCAAGTTGACATAGAGAGTGTTGGAGAGCATGTTCTCCAGACGAGACAACAGCACGCTGATGAACGGACCTGCAGGAAGTGAAATGACGAGGTTTAGTTTTCCTGTCCAAATGTCATTTGTGGTGAATACTGAGGCTGCTGCAGACCAAATGTGTGTGATATCGCCggtcgctctatgtcagctgagactggcacatgaccctcatgtggaggataaagcagtagaagatggatggatgatagttcttttttttaagtgaatttgCATGAATTACTGCCGGAATTGTTGAGACCCAGACTAGGCGTAGTCACTtggactgaaaacatggctgccagctatggcaaaaaggaaaaacatccaCTTTACAGTTTTCATCCACTTAACAAAAGCCTCACCTCACTAAACCTATTTCATCTCAAGTCTATGATGtagttaaacagccttttccagcACGATACTGAAGCGTATGAACTGCatcaaagtccattgagaaaatgagGAGCTGCTTTTGAACTGCTGtcccgtgtggtcagtttgtggcAAACAAACTGACCACATCCAAACAAAGAAGTATTGAAATAACACTGACAGTGCTGACAATGCATCAGTGGCCCATACAACCAAACTACCCTTTTCACTGACCTGTGAAAGGCACTGAATGGTTCCTGCTTGTACTTCCGCTACAAAACTTGGTCCCGAATGGCGACTGCAGTTTCTCAGGTTCTGGTGTTTCCGCAGAGAAGGAGGTGAAAtccatgtcctcctcctcttcttcgcCATCCTCCACAGGTGTGACGGGCTTCTTCGAGTCTCCTTCTGCTTTGGCCAGTTTCCCACCTGCTTGTGTGTCCAGCGTACGAATGAGCTCCTCGTACTGAGCCAGAAGGTCGTCGCCCAACTCGGCCGCGGTTGTGTTTTGGAGGTTTGAATTACAATCGGTTTGAACTTTGGCCTTTGTGTCCGAGCTGTTCTTACTGTTATCAGCCATCACGGCGGGTGGAAGTGTTAGATTTAGTCCATTTTTAAGGGCAACATCCTCGGAGCTTGGATGGAGTGATTCTGATTGCGACCCGCTGCGTTGCTGCTTGCGACGCTCAACATCTTTAGAGTCCTTCTTGGCGATAAGATTGTAGACCATCACGTCATCCTGGAACTCATTCTCCTCAATATACGAGCCTTTCACTAACATGATGGTTGTTCTTCTCAACTCCTGGATGTGCTTTGGCGGCTCAGCGGCAGGCGGCTGTGGAGGTTTGCTCTCCGCTGGAGTCTCTGCAGTCTGAACCGCACACACGTCGTAACTATCATCCCACTCCAGCTCCAGCTGGTTGGTGGCGGGCAGCTCCGTGTTCGGCGGTGGGCAGGGTTTAGTTTGCGGTGCCAGCGGCTGTGGAACTCTCTTGAGCGCCACCTGTGCTTGCCTGCTCTTGAGCGAGGGCTCCTCGAGGACGCCGGGCTGGTATTTCTCAGGAGGCGGGTCCTCGCCGTCATACGGGGCCGACCACACCTGGCAGGCCCGTATGCAGCTGTTGATGCTCAGATGGGCATCGCAGAGGTAATGAAGGTAACTGACATCAAGGTAGACCTCTGACCCGATGGTGCAGGAGTTATGATCATCCTCTTCTGAGAAGCTCTCTTTCTCCTctaagaaaaacagagaggaagtgtTGATATAGATGGTTGGCAGCGTCTCACACAGAGAAGATCTAATGACTCTGACATGTAACTACAGGAGGCAAAGTGATGTAATACAGCGCAACAGCAGGAGACGTTTGATAGAATACTCATCATTAACCTTGTTGTATGTTTATATGCAGATCAACAGCTTCTCTGTTGCTGTTGAACACATTTCTATTATAATTCTtttagaatagaacagaatcgAATAGAATAGAATTGCCCACCAAGGTGGAAGTTAACATAAAATCATAAAGGGAGacataaagaaatacaaaaacacacagttaaaatCAGATAAGAGTTGTAAAAACAAGAGATTGAAATAAGAGACAATtgcaaaaaagagagaaagaaagaaatgattatattatgttatttatttaaagacatttaattcCCCTTTTTATGACATATGCTCTGTATTGAAAGTGCATCCTTATAACTGAGCTTCCAAATAAAACAGTCACTTGAATGGGATTATAAATTCTAAAACCTGCCTGATGAATTCATCTTGCAGCTGATTTGAACGCAGCAAAAACATCCATGACTTACTGTGGCTCTATGTCACTACTTTACTGTTTtacctgtatttattttttatgctttataccttttatgttgctgtaaagcactttggtcaaagcttggttgtttttaaatgtccactAGAAAAAAATGTTGCCTTGACTCACTTTGACTAATCTGCAGCATGAACGTACTGAACGAAAGGTATTAAGGCTTCTCAGAGGTTATTACTGAAACTGCTGAACTCCAGTTGGGTAGACTTTCAATTAGGATAATAAGATTTATTCCAACTCAATAtaactcaaaataatgacttcgAATCAAAAAATCTCAACAAACAAGATCAAAGTTGAAATAGAGTAGAAACGTTTAGAAACCCTTATTGTCTTAACTCTTACCTGTAGTGTCAGCGTTACTGGAAGTCTCTCCACCCTTGGAAAAAAGGATGGAGTCCAGCTGCCGGAGTGGAGGAGGACTGTGATCAGGAGAACAGCAGGACGGCGTTAAAGCCAGGATCTTGGCTGCTGACACAGAGTAGCAGTCCCTCTCCCTCAGCACACGTCTCTGACTCAACATGATGTGATTACAGGGGATCAAGTACCTGGGGAGTTAGATTTGAACAGATCCTGTTAGGAAAACCTGTGGGTGGTTGTAGGAGTGAGACCTGGGGGGTAGCGGGGGGGATAAGTGAGCAGACAGATGTTAAACAAGTCTGCATGGTGGAAGGAAGAGAGTATAGCTCATCATATCATAAACCAATTAGATGAAGCAGGCTTCATAAGAATGCGAGCCACTCACCTCAGTATGAGCTGCAGCATCACATCTTCACAGTGTAAGCCAATCAGAGTGCGGAAGAGCGCCAGCGACACAGTTCCCAGCTGGAGAATTCAAcggaaagagaaaagaaaatgtattagaTGTATTATAGATGACAGGGGGAATGGTTtctagtgttgtttttttaacatattacTGCatattgtaaaacaaaatgaaatcaaTAGTGAGGATTGGCTGCATGCAGCCACAAGGAAGGGGCGATAATCACTTTTTTGGCAGGTGCAACATGACTTTTATTGGTTGCATTTACCATTAACAGGTATTTCAAAAGAAGGGCCTGCTGAGGCTATTATGTGTCAAATATATAACTGTCAAGAAGGAAGTCAAGTCTATCTGGTGCACAAGCAACTGTTAAGCCACAAGGTAGGAGCTAGAATCAATGTGCACCGTGTACAAGTATTAAAATGCATGCATGCTGCAACACTGCGAGCACCGGAGGGAACTCCCTGAGCCaattacacactcacactctctgaAAGACACACTATTTATTCAGTTCTGCTAATATACAGTAGTTAACCCAGACTGCCTGACATGCAGGACTGTTTTAAGCTGCCAATACTGGCTGTCTTAAGTAACAGAATAAGCCAACGCAACAAAGCATCACCACGGCAACAATCTCTGAGCTTTGTACCAACAATATCCCCGAGAGCCTCTAGGTTCATATTAAAATCAGAGAAGCCTGCACTGGAGGTGTGCTTTGTGTTTAGTGAACAATGTGTGAGTTTAAAGCAAGTATTGCAAGTATATAGAGGTGAGTGCTTAAGTAGCAATATGTCTACATACATCACTGAACTCTAAGGGAAGGCTCCCTGTGACCTTACCTGGAAGGGGGTGTTGATGCGGCTGACCAGGGTGTCCAAGATGTGGACGCCCTCGTGTTGGTGGAGGAGAATGAAGGACAGGAACGTCTGCAGGAGAGAAGGCTCAGAAACACTTCTCAGGAAGAGGTCGAGGTAAGCTGTGGTGGCCATGACCTCCTCTAGAGTCAGCTGCACGGAGAGAAGATagagcagtgagtgagtgagtgtttgtgtaacTTTAGAACATAtctatagtagtagtagtagtagatcgttttttccccataataaataaaatcatcacttaaaaactgcattttgtgttaacttgggttgtctttgtctaatatttaaatttgtttgataatctgaaaTATTTAAGTGTgctgaaaaataagaaatcaggaagggggcaaacacttttgcacacaactgTATATGTAGACTGTTACACAAACGTGAGTACATACTGTTTATTACACTGTATCAGACTGTATTGTTACGTACAGTCAGACCTAATTATTATActgtaaagctgcagtgcgtaacttttggtgattgtAGAGGTTATCGTTTGCCTTTGATTCAGATTCAgacaactttattgatccccaacGGACAATACATTTGATGCTCGCCATATCTGCATTACATTCATCCAGCCTTCACAATTAACAACAAACACCATCAACAGATTAGGTAACTGACACCTTGGTCAAATAATACATTCTGTTAGTCacgcaataaataaataaagtacatgtctaggtttaaaaaaacaaacaaactagatTAAAATGAGAGCTATCCGAGTTTAGCAGCCTGATCACTGAAGGAAAAAAGTAACTTAAGAAACGATTTGTTTTGGGGTAAATTGTACCTGCCACCAGAAGGCATCACCTCAAACTCATTAGCTAGAATGTGCTGGGGTTTGCTGACAATGGAGGTAGCCTGTTTGACTCGTCTCTCCCAGAGGGACGTCAACTCTTTCTGCCTTACTCCAGTGATCTTGGAGCAGATCTTGGAGCAGGTCTTTACAATGCAACACAGACTTGCGAACAGCTTCCTCAGCAGGTGGATCCTctatgggctttttttttctctctaccaCAGACtctgtatttaaatgaaatacGGTACCAAGGTTTTTATGATGATTCAACAACTTGGACCTCTCTTCCATGGATCACactttgtttggtcttttaaGATGTTGTACTATTTGTATGCTGCCTCCTCCATCTGAAAATGGGTCCTGTccagcaaaactatcagaccttagtgagggagcgtttgtgtgtacacagcaaCATCACCGgggcgggcggggacaagaatTGCTCTCTTAACGACTGGGTTTTCTGAGCAGTACAATTATATTATCTTGACattaaatgaatcacttcctgtgtgcagtacaGCAATGTTGCCATGCAACATAAGATCCAACCCTGAGAGAGACGTATAGAGCTGACGGGCTTAATCGCCACtgtgtaaaatgttttaattacagtctCAAATATTTCACCTGTATTGACAGCCCCCTCTGGGCATTTAAtggattttaattaaatgtgccATCATTTTCTAGGAGACAGTTTACGAACCACTCACTGTAAGTTGGCCGTGGCTGAAGAGCCCCacacaacaacacttttttactgatttccACTTGGAATACACTACATTTttaagaggaagaggaaaaagagcaCTGACCTTGTGAAGAGCTGGTGCTAAGACAGGTAAGAGGAATCCGTTGTATATGTAACTAACCAGCTGGTCTCTGATAACAGGGTGGGCCACCTTTGAACAGTCAACGTTAAAATGCATGAAATCAAACAGAAGCTCACATCCATTAACATTTGTCATGTGgcagaga from Solea solea chromosome 10, fSolSol10.1, whole genome shotgun sequence includes the following:
- the fhip1aa gene encoding FHF complex subunit HOOK-interacting protein 1A is translated as MMASMVANGNRDALVLKGVDPETCMIVFKNHWAQVVKILEKHDPLRSSSTVHPLSVLSLSAGSSSGSRFGPVPGDEASAVQNYVEHMLFLLIEEECGQGGAMGPILEFVVMENVMERLFVWSLRREFTDDMKLEQLKMYEMLVGQAHQPLLHHKPILRPLMMLLSSCSSTAEPAVEAELVLLLNQLCCVLAKDPSILELFFHTSEDQGATNFLIFSLLIPFIHREGTVGQQARDALLLIMSLSAENERVAKHIAENTFFCPVLATGLSGLYSSLPTKLEVPNEEWHCLHREDWLQMPPLVQFLNSLEFCNAVIQVAHPVIRDQLVSYIYNGFLLPVLAPALHKLTLEEVMATTAYLDLFLRSVSEPSLLQTFLSFILLHQHEGVHILDTLVSRINTPFQLGTVSLALFRTLIGLHCEDVMLQLILRYLIPCNHIMLSQRRVLRERDCYSVSAAKILALTPSCCSPDHSPPPLRQLDSILFSKGGETSSNADTTEEKESFSEEDDHNSCTIGSEVYLDVSYLHYLCDAHLSINSCIRACQVWSAPYDGEDPPPEKYQPGVLEEPSLKSRQAQVALKRVPQPLAPQTKPCPPPNTELPATNQLELEWDDSYDVCAVQTAETPAESKPPQPPAAEPPKHIQELRRTTIMLVKGSYIEENEFQDDVMVYNLIAKKDSKDVERRKQQRSGSQSESLHPSSEDVALKNGLNLTLPPAVMADNSKNSSDTKAKVQTDCNSNLQNTTAAELGDDLLAQYEELIRTLDTQAGGKLAKAEGDSKKPVTPVEDGEEEEEDMDFTSFSAETPEPEKLQSPFGTKFCSGSTSRNHSVPFTGPFISVLLSRLENMLSNTLYVNLLLTGILAQLATYPQPLLRSFLLNTNLVFQPTVRSLYQVLATVKNQIEELASTKKDFPELITAAQHWLLARETIVAADKNSGSGSAHSEAGKMLRSSPPPKPKAISLDRTEVFATVLFTEFLKELAAVAQEHSILSYITMEE